The proteins below come from a single Asanoa ferruginea genomic window:
- a CDS encoding WecB/TagA/CpsF family glycosyltransferase: MITERRVVTVVRQALARGHGGRILTPNVDIVRQARVNPEVRAFLDDATLVVADGMPLVWASRLANNPLPERVTGSSLIWSLSSGLAADARSVFVLGGDSPELAEQAADRLTTRFPGLAIAGHLSPPFGFDQDPDAVDAAVDTVVKAAPDLVFVGLGFPRQERLIDRLRADLPDSWFLGCGMAVNFVAGRQHRAPVWMQRAGLEWAHRLKTEPRRLARRYLRHDAPYALRLLAATAARR; encoded by the coding sequence ATGATCACCGAGCGCCGGGTGGTCACGGTCGTGCGGCAGGCGCTGGCGCGTGGGCACGGCGGCCGGATCCTCACGCCCAACGTCGACATCGTGCGCCAAGCCAGAGTAAACCCCGAGGTCCGCGCGTTCCTGGACGACGCGACGCTGGTCGTCGCCGACGGGATGCCGCTGGTCTGGGCCAGCCGGCTGGCCAACAATCCGTTGCCCGAGCGGGTCACCGGTTCGAGTCTGATCTGGTCGCTCTCCTCCGGGCTGGCCGCCGACGCCCGCTCGGTCTTCGTGCTCGGCGGCGACTCGCCGGAACTCGCCGAGCAGGCCGCAGACCGGCTCACCACCCGCTTTCCCGGCCTGGCGATCGCCGGCCACCTGTCGCCGCCGTTCGGCTTCGACCAGGACCCCGACGCGGTCGACGCCGCCGTCGACACGGTCGTCAAGGCCGCGCCGGACCTGGTCTTCGTCGGCCTCGGCTTCCCGCGCCAGGAGCGGCTGATCGACCGGCTGCGCGCCGACCTGCCGGACTCCTGGTTCCTCGGCTGCGGGATGGCCGTCAACTTCGTCGCCGGCCGCCAGCACCGGGCGCCCGTGTGGATGCAGCGCGCCGGGCTGGAATGGGCACACCGGCTCAAGACCGAACCGAGAAGGCTCGCCCGCCGCTACCTCCGCCACGACGCTCCTTATGCGTTGCGCCTCCTCGCGGCAACAGCTGCCCGCCGTTAG
- a CDS encoding sulfotransferase, producing the protein MARLLFVGGLGRSGTTLVERLLGELPGVCALGEVVHLWQRDIRSDERCGCGTRFSACAFWERVGQLAFGGWDNVDVYRVLALQAAVERTRHIPRLASPRLPDDYREQVQEYAGYYAAVYRAAAEVTGASVLVDSSKHSALAHCLRWAPDLDLRVAHVVRDPRGVAHSWTKVVARPETDGESEMTRYSPGRSALLWNAHNAAFGLLARRGVPLLRVRYEQFVADPRAGLGALAGFAGLSLGASDLDFLTESHADLTVGHSAAGNPMRFSVGRIPLRRDDGWLRGLPATDRRLVGAVCAPLLRAYGYPVMVARGGTR; encoded by the coding sequence GTGGCACGGCTACTCTTCGTCGGCGGGCTGGGCCGCAGCGGCACCACGCTGGTCGAACGGCTGCTCGGTGAGCTGCCCGGGGTCTGCGCGCTCGGGGAGGTCGTGCACCTCTGGCAACGCGACATCCGCTCCGACGAACGCTGCGGCTGCGGCACCCGGTTCTCGGCGTGCGCGTTCTGGGAGCGGGTCGGTCAGCTCGCCTTCGGCGGTTGGGACAACGTCGACGTCTACCGGGTGCTCGCGCTGCAGGCCGCGGTCGAACGGACCCGGCACATCCCGCGGCTCGCCTCACCCCGGCTCCCCGACGACTACCGCGAGCAGGTCCAGGAGTACGCCGGTTACTACGCGGCCGTCTACCGTGCGGCGGCCGAGGTGACCGGCGCCTCCGTGCTCGTGGACTCGTCGAAGCACAGCGCGCTGGCGCACTGCCTGCGCTGGGCCCCCGACCTCGACCTGCGGGTGGCGCACGTGGTGCGCGACCCGCGCGGCGTCGCGCACAGTTGGACCAAGGTGGTCGCCCGGCCGGAGACCGACGGCGAGAGCGAGATGACCCGCTACTCCCCTGGCCGCTCGGCGCTGCTGTGGAACGCGCACAACGCCGCGTTCGGTCTGCTCGCGCGCCGGGGCGTGCCGCTGCTGCGGGTGCGCTACGAGCAGTTCGTCGCCGACCCGCGGGCCGGGCTGGGCGCGCTCGCCGGCTTCGCCGGGCTCAGCCTGGGAGCGTCCGATCTGGACTTCCTCACCGAGTCGCACGCCGACCTGACCGTCGGGCACAGCGCGGCCGGCAACCCGATGCGCTTCTCGGTCGGGCGGATACCACTGCGCCGCGACGACGGCTGGCTGCGCGGCCTGCCGGCCACCGACCGCCGCCTGGTCGGTGCGGTCTGCGCGCCGCTGCTGCGCGCCTACGGATATCCGGTCATGGTCGCCCGCGGGGGTACCCGATGA
- a CDS encoding glycosyltransferase family 2 protein codes for MNEWPSVGVVIPTRNRPELLRAALAAVRRQDYPGQLRVVVAFDQSEPDLLLATTDGVPVMVISNWRTPGLAGTRNSGILALDTDLVAFCDDDDEWAPDKLRVQVPALMASSAEFATCAIAVSFQGRVTPRLAGMASVGVAELARSRMAMLHSSTFLMSRTALVESDRIGLVAEDAPGSQNEDWDLLLRAARRHPIVHVDEPLVQVLWGRSSLYAYEYQTKISSLRWMMERHPEIRGCPPGAARVYGQLACWEAATGNRAAAWKWTRQAVRANWREPRTAIAVAALTGAVKVENVLSTLHRHGRGI; via the coding sequence ATGAACGAGTGGCCGTCGGTCGGCGTGGTGATCCCGACCCGGAACCGGCCGGAGTTGCTCCGCGCCGCGCTGGCGGCCGTACGCCGGCAGGACTATCCCGGTCAGTTGCGGGTGGTGGTGGCGTTCGACCAGTCAGAGCCGGACCTGCTCCTGGCGACCACGGACGGCGTACCCGTGATGGTCATTTCGAATTGGCGCACCCCCGGGTTGGCCGGCACCCGCAACAGCGGAATCCTCGCCCTGGACACCGACCTGGTCGCGTTCTGCGATGACGACGACGAGTGGGCGCCCGACAAGCTGCGCGTCCAGGTGCCGGCGCTGATGGCCTCGTCGGCCGAGTTCGCGACCTGCGCGATCGCGGTGTCGTTCCAGGGCCGGGTGACACCGCGGCTGGCCGGGATGGCGTCGGTCGGGGTGGCCGAGTTGGCGCGGTCGCGGATGGCGATGCTGCACTCGTCGACGTTTCTGATGTCGCGGACCGCACTGGTCGAGTCGGACCGGATCGGGCTAGTCGCCGAGGACGCGCCCGGTTCGCAGAACGAAGACTGGGACCTGCTGTTGCGGGCCGCGCGCCGGCATCCGATCGTGCACGTCGACGAGCCGCTGGTGCAGGTGCTCTGGGGGCGAAGTTCGCTTTACGCGTACGAGTACCAGACGAAGATCTCGTCGCTGCGCTGGATGATGGAGCGGCATCCGGAGATCCGTGGCTGCCCGCCCGGTGCCGCCCGGGTGTATGGGCAGCTCGCGTGCTGGGAGGCGGCGACCGGCAACCGGGCCGCGGCGTGGAAGTGGACCCGGCAGGCGGTGCGGGCCAACTGGCGCGAACCCCGCACGGCGATCGCGGTGGCCGCCCTGACCGGCGCGGTAAAGGTGGAGAACGTGTTGTCGACGCTGCATCGGCACGGCCGCGGCATCTGA
- a CDS encoding alpha/beta fold hydrolase codes for MKVTVADGVALNVRHTAGSSAPAFLLVHGLASNARLWDLVAGFLSAAGHPSYAVDLRGHGESDLPSSGFSTAAAAADLAEVISSLGLPPVVVAGQSWGGNVVVELAARHPSLVRALALVDGGWIDLPAQFGSWSACEAALRPPDLDGMRADDLLARLRAGHPDWSSAAVEATLANLRVDADGRLSRRLPVDRHMEIVRSMYDHPPGRFFSALTMPVLLMPAGRSVARARAAAADMPSATVHEYPGGDHDLHAQSPAAVAADLLSLVGVP; via the coding sequence GTGAAGGTGACTGTCGCCGACGGCGTGGCGCTCAACGTGCGGCACACGGCGGGTTCGTCGGCGCCCGCGTTTCTGCTCGTGCACGGCCTGGCGTCCAACGCCCGGCTGTGGGATCTCGTGGCTGGTTTCCTTTCGGCGGCGGGTCACCCGAGCTATGCGGTCGACCTGCGTGGCCACGGCGAGTCCGACCTGCCCTCGTCGGGGTTCTCCACGGCGGCCGCCGCCGCTGACCTGGCCGAGGTGATCTCGTCGCTGGGCCTGCCTCCTGTGGTGGTCGCGGGTCAGTCGTGGGGCGGCAACGTGGTGGTGGAGTTGGCCGCCCGGCATCCGTCGCTGGTGCGAGCGCTGGCCCTGGTCGACGGCGGCTGGATCGACCTGCCGGCCCAGTTCGGCTCGTGGTCGGCGTGCGAGGCGGCGCTGCGACCGCCCGATCTCGACGGGATGCGCGCCGACGACCTGCTGGCGCGGCTGCGGGCCGGGCATCCCGACTGGTCTTCCGCCGCCGTCGAGGCGACGCTGGCCAACCTGCGGGTTGACGCCGACGGGCGGTTGTCTCGGCGGTTGCCGGTCGACCGGCATATGGAGATCGTGCGGAGCATGTATGACCATCCGCCGGGGCGCTTCTTCTCCGCGTTGACCATGCCGGTGTTGCTGATGCCGGCCGGGCGGTCGGTTGCGCGTGCTCGGGCCGCCGCGGCCGACATGCCGTCGGCGACCGTCCACGAATACCCGGGCGGCGACCACGACCTGCACGCGCAGTCGCCCGCCGCGGTGGCCGCCGACCTGCTCTCGCTGGTGGGTGTGCCATGA
- a CDS encoding sigma-70 family RNA polymerase sigma factor yields the protein MQPLDEEEFREFVTNARDTLRGLAYLTCGSWAMADDAVAAALSKLYVRWKRVAAPYPYARRMVVLAAIDETRRPWRRRERSASDFMPERPEPDRLGAIDDQLHVRAALAQVPPGQRAVLVLRFYEQLSVEETAEALGRSQGTVKSQTARGLAALRAALGDESDLRLTASAQGEQ from the coding sequence GTGCAGCCACTTGATGAGGAGGAGTTTCGTGAGTTCGTCACCAACGCCCGCGACACGTTGCGCGGTCTCGCCTATCTGACCTGCGGAAGCTGGGCGATGGCCGACGACGCCGTCGCCGCGGCACTGAGCAAGCTCTACGTGCGCTGGAAGCGGGTCGCGGCGCCCTACCCCTACGCCCGGCGCATGGTCGTGCTCGCCGCCATCGACGAGACCCGCCGGCCGTGGCGACGGCGGGAGCGATCCGCCAGCGACTTCATGCCGGAGCGACCGGAGCCAGACCGGCTCGGCGCCATCGACGACCAACTGCACGTGCGGGCCGCACTCGCGCAGGTCCCGCCGGGGCAGCGCGCGGTGCTGGTGCTGCGTTTCTACGAACAGCTCAGCGTCGAGGAGACGGCCGAGGCGCTCGGTCGCAGTCAGGGCACGGTCAAGAGCCAGACCGCGCGCGGTTTGGCCGCGCTGCGCGCCGCCCTCGGCGACGAATCGGACCTACGCCTCACGGCGTCCGCTCAGGGAGAGCAATGA
- a CDS encoding RraA family protein, with protein sequence MTDFAAIPTTTLADLLSREQVLDIGIRPLWTSMPQLAGPAFTVRCPAGDNLMLHAAIYRAAPGSVVVVEAGDVDYAVAGGNVCAVAQRRGIAGFVIDGVIRDVAEVREMGFPVFARGVIPIPGTKAAVAPLNTAVRCGGALVHPGDTVVADEEGVVVVPQARREQILRDAKARLAKEAAESLDDWERSHHARIEAILLDGGFIEA encoded by the coding sequence TTGACCGACTTCGCCGCCATCCCGACGACCACGCTCGCTGACCTGCTGAGCCGCGAACAGGTGCTCGACATCGGCATCCGGCCACTATGGACGTCGATGCCGCAGCTCGCCGGGCCGGCGTTCACGGTGCGCTGCCCGGCGGGCGACAACTTGATGCTGCACGCCGCGATCTATCGGGCGGCGCCCGGCTCGGTCGTCGTGGTCGAGGCGGGCGACGTCGACTACGCGGTGGCGGGCGGCAACGTCTGCGCCGTGGCCCAGCGGCGCGGCATCGCGGGCTTCGTCATCGACGGCGTGATCCGCGACGTGGCCGAGGTTCGTGAGATGGGCTTTCCGGTCTTCGCCCGCGGCGTGATCCCGATCCCGGGCACGAAGGCGGCGGTGGCTCCGCTGAACACCGCCGTCCGGTGCGGCGGCGCCCTCGTTCACCCTGGCGACACGGTGGTCGCGGATGAGGAAGGCGTCGTGGTCGTGCCGCAAGCCCGACGAGAGCAGATCCTCCGCGACGCCAAAGCGAGGCTGGCCAAGGAGGCGGCCGAGTCACTCGACGACTGGGAGCGGTCGCACCACGCCCGCATCGAGGCCATCCTCCTTGACGGCGGCTTCATCGAGGCATAG
- a CDS encoding MFS transporter, which translates to MILPAPGTPRVLMFATLVNTLGNGAYLATSALFLTRSVGLTPGQVAAGLSLAALAGIVLTTPMGAVADRRGPKQVQIVALLVLAACFAGLTQVHHLWSYAVVASVIAVANATVKASTGAMIAGAVPPAERVRTRAFIRSTNNAGLGLGTALGAVPLLLDSRAGYLAVLLANTATFLVAAAVVGRADAVDRVARPAGVSRLAVLRDRPFVAFVLVDGLVASLYNALLSLALPLFLLAYTHAPAYLVSAALLVNTIGCVTLQVWISRGTHTAVDAVPVSRRGALLVGASCVLFGLTAGRSARLVGALVLAAAVVHVIGELWLSAGTFAVVFDLAPDWAQGQYQGALQTGRQLGDMVAPPLLTALVIGLGEPGWLALASIFAGAGLVYPSIVRWALRRRPALVETPPLVAA; encoded by the coding sequence GTGATCCTTCCTGCCCCGGGCACGCCGCGCGTGCTGATGTTCGCGACCCTGGTGAACACCCTGGGCAACGGCGCCTACCTGGCGACCAGCGCGCTCTTCCTCACCCGCTCGGTCGGCCTGACCCCGGGCCAGGTCGCGGCCGGCCTCAGCCTCGCGGCGCTCGCCGGGATCGTGCTGACCACGCCGATGGGCGCGGTCGCCGACCGGCGCGGCCCGAAGCAGGTGCAGATCGTGGCGCTGCTGGTGCTGGCGGCCTGCTTCGCCGGGTTGACCCAGGTGCACCACCTCTGGTCGTACGCCGTGGTCGCGTCCGTCATCGCGGTCGCCAACGCGACGGTGAAGGCCTCGACCGGCGCGATGATCGCGGGCGCGGTGCCGCCGGCGGAGCGGGTACGCACCCGGGCGTTCATCCGTTCGACCAACAACGCTGGCCTGGGGCTCGGCACCGCGCTGGGCGCCGTGCCTCTGCTGCTCGACAGCCGCGCCGGCTACCTGGCCGTGCTGCTCGCCAACACGGCGACGTTCCTGGTCGCGGCCGCCGTGGTGGGCCGGGCCGACGCGGTCGATCGGGTGGCGCGCCCGGCCGGCGTCTCCCGGCTGGCCGTCCTCCGAGACCGCCCGTTCGTGGCTTTCGTGCTGGTCGACGGCCTGGTCGCGTCGCTCTACAACGCGTTGCTGAGCCTGGCGCTGCCGCTGTTCCTGCTGGCCTACACGCACGCGCCGGCCTATCTCGTCTCGGCGGCCCTGCTGGTCAACACCATCGGCTGCGTCACCCTTCAGGTGTGGATCTCGCGTGGCACGCACACGGCCGTCGACGCCGTCCCGGTCAGCCGGCGCGGCGCCCTGCTGGTCGGCGCGTCCTGCGTCCTCTTCGGACTGACGGCCGGCCGCTCGGCCCGCCTGGTCGGCGCGCTGGTGCTGGCGGCCGCGGTGGTGCACGTGATCGGCGAGCTGTGGCTGTCGGCCGGGACGTTCGCGGTGGTCTTCGACCTGGCCCCGGACTGGGCCCAGGGCCAGTATCAGGGCGCGCTCCAGACCGGCCGGCAGCTCGGCGACATGGTGGCTCCGCCGCTGCTCACGGCCCTGGTAATAGGCTTGGGCGAGCCCGGCTGGCTGGCCCTGGCATCGATCTTCGCTGGCGCCGGGCTGGTCTATCCGTCGATCGTCCGCTGGGCGTTGCGCCGCCGCCCGGCACTTGTTGAAACGCCCCCGCTGGTAGCCGCTTGA
- a CDS encoding plasmid stabilization protein, which yields MPAGSSPKRERQYEHIKASAKKRGVSTGVAEEIAARTVNKERARSGEARTASRSSTQDVSSGHRGGKRSHTGAQGRTKAQLYNEAKQRNLKGRSTMTKAQLERALAR from the coding sequence ATGCCGGCGGGATCAAGCCCGAAACGCGAGAGGCAGTACGAGCACATCAAGGCCAGCGCGAAGAAGCGCGGCGTGTCGACCGGGGTGGCCGAGGAGATCGCCGCCCGGACGGTCAACAAGGAGCGGGCCCGGTCCGGTGAAGCGCGCACGGCGAGCCGATCCTCCACACAGGACGTTTCGTCCGGGCACCGGGGCGGCAAGCGGTCGCACACCGGGGCGCAGGGTCGCACCAAGGCGCAGCTCTACAACGAGGCCAAGCAGCGCAACCTCAAGGGCCGCTCGACGATGACCAAGGCGCAGTTGGAGCGGGCCCTCGCTCGCTGA
- a CDS encoding formylglycine-generating enzyme family protein, whose translation MESLIAVPRGRVTLSDRRTQRTWDVEVEPYLLAAVPVTQAGYASVTGERPSAARGENLPVESVSWWDAVRFCNALSEQEGLTPPYRVDGEEVEWDRSASGYRLPTEAEWEYACRAGTTGPRYGPLDEIAWYRGNSGERIHEVGGRRPNAWGFHDMLGNVWDWCWDIYDAEVYGTYRVLRGGGWCDEQWSCRASVRRRSHPTFQVEDLGFRVARTPGV comes from the coding sequence GTGGAATCTCTCATCGCCGTGCCGCGCGGCCGGGTGACCCTGTCGGACCGGCGCACCCAGCGCACGTGGGACGTCGAGGTCGAGCCCTACCTGCTGGCCGCGGTCCCCGTCACCCAGGCTGGTTACGCGTCGGTCACCGGTGAGCGGCCCAGCGCGGCCCGCGGGGAAAACCTGCCGGTCGAGAGCGTCTCGTGGTGGGACGCGGTCCGGTTCTGCAACGCGCTCTCGGAACAGGAAGGCCTGACGCCGCCCTACCGGGTCGACGGCGAAGAGGTCGAGTGGGACCGGTCCGCCTCCGGCTACCGGCTGCCGACCGAGGCCGAGTGGGAATACGCGTGCCGAGCCGGCACCACCGGTCCCCGTTACGGGCCGCTCGACGAGATCGCCTGGTATCGCGGCAACTCCGGCGAACGGATCCACGAGGTCGGTGGCCGGCGACCCAACGCGTGGGGCTTCCACGACATGCTCGGCAACGTGTGGGACTGGTGCTGGGACATCTACGACGCGGAGGTCTACGGCACCTACCGGGTGCTGCGCGGCGGTGGTTGGTGCGACGAGCAGTGGAGCTGCCGGGCCTCCGTGCGGCGCCGCAGCCATCCGACGTTCCAGGTCGAAGACCTGGGGTTCCGGGTCGCGCGTACCCCCGGCGTTTGA
- a CDS encoding alpha/beta fold hydrolase, with protein sequence MPTVSTRVGQLHVEIEGSGPPAVVWHSLFVDATTWGRLRPALASVRTLILIDGPGHGRSSAAPGPYTLSDCALAVVEILAALDVSGPVDWLGNAWGGHVGVFFAAEHPAACRSLVTIASPINALAPADRRSVQLLRTLHRLVGPRPVAGIPADVLLGKALRRQDPAAAAVVRSSFIRADRAGMRQAIGSISLDRPDATDRLTEISAPTLMATGADDPMCPPADVAGWVARMPAGRDLVLPGAGHLAPLFDPATADVITDFWKRADR encoded by the coding sequence ATGCCGACCGTGTCGACCCGGGTGGGTCAGCTACACGTGGAGATCGAGGGCTCCGGCCCGCCGGCCGTCGTCTGGCACAGCCTGTTCGTCGACGCGACGACGTGGGGTCGGTTGCGTCCGGCCCTGGCTTCGGTGCGCACGCTCATCCTGATCGACGGCCCGGGCCACGGCCGCAGCAGCGCGGCGCCGGGCCCGTACACCCTCTCGGACTGTGCTCTTGCGGTCGTTGAGATCCTCGCCGCGCTCGATGTCAGCGGGCCGGTCGACTGGCTCGGCAACGCCTGGGGCGGCCATGTCGGCGTCTTCTTCGCCGCCGAGCACCCGGCCGCCTGCCGCAGCCTGGTCACCATCGCCTCGCCCATCAACGCGCTGGCGCCCGCCGACCGCCGGTCGGTCCAGTTGCTGCGGACGCTGCACCGGCTGGTCGGGCCGCGCCCGGTGGCCGGCATCCCGGCCGACGTCCTGCTGGGCAAGGCGCTCCGCCGCCAGGACCCGGCCGCCGCGGCCGTCGTCCGGTCGTCGTTCATCCGCGCCGACCGGGCCGGCATGCGGCAGGCCATCGGCTCGATCAGCCTCGACCGGCCCGACGCCACCGACCGGCTCACCGAGATCAGCGCGCCGACCCTGATGGCGACCGGCGCCGACGATCCCATGTGCCCGCCGGCCGATGTCGCCGGCTGGGTCGCCCGGATGCCGGCCGGCCGCGACCTCGTGCTGCCCGGTGCCGGCCACCTGGCGCCGCTCTTCGACCCGGCCACCGCGGATGTGATCACCGACTTCTGGAAGCGCGCCGACCGTTGA
- a CDS encoding MarR family winged helix-turn-helix transcriptional regulator: MPTSSDLPTDRAAIGQLLVRLLREFRAEMFEPAAASGYDDLREPHLQIFGNIYGGARLTDLAARAQLSLAATSELVNDLQRLGYLERQPDPQDGRAKLIIPTERGRAALADAGDRVAEIEQHWGELIGQARFAETCRALQDLLDSLDAG; encoded by the coding sequence ATGCCGACGTCAAGCGACCTGCCGACCGACCGCGCCGCCATCGGGCAGCTCCTGGTCCGCCTGCTCCGCGAGTTCCGCGCCGAGATGTTCGAGCCGGCGGCGGCGTCGGGCTACGACGACCTGCGCGAGCCGCACCTCCAGATCTTCGGCAACATCTACGGCGGCGCGCGGCTCACCGACCTGGCCGCCAGGGCCCAACTCAGCCTCGCCGCGACCTCGGAACTGGTGAACGACCTGCAACGGCTCGGCTATCTCGAACGGCAGCCCGACCCGCAGGACGGCCGGGCCAAGCTGATCATCCCGACCGAACGGGGCCGCGCCGCGCTGGCCGACGCCGGCGACCGGGTGGCCGAGATCGAGCAGCACTGGGGCGAACTCATCGGCCAGGCGCGGTTCGCCGAGACCTGCCGTGCGCTCCAGGACCTGCTGGACTCTCTCGACGCGGGTTAG
- a CDS encoding fascin domain-containing protein, whose product MRTHRWIAALVGALATASITVVGSPATAAPAPGPAATITGTAACDADASDWVITWTITNSADVPLTVRSVSGLPTAPTHVVTGIAIGDVVPVGPATVTATSTLHSYLPDTTVTLGLGFLQPDGTPRVGSPGQLKLPAVCGEPVMPVAEFASTCDGLVVNVAMPAGGYPVSVEVSAQLAAGWVTLAGFQVEPGAPAKATTVIPAQAASVRVGIARVPGYFAAGNWVQPRNCRPPSIGTTQLLASANLNYVTAFYPPTLAAWTIDNDGPGNDFEFYDAGAGDVAIRSVFADQFLTVNAATGLIEANTGRILGDAQKFHLVTNADGTISLRAKINDRYVTAEAAGKEPLVANRTAVGPWEKFSRYAPGTGPEPIIAQVNNAFVTAESAGKKPLIANRGNLGLWERFSIEDLGNGDVAIKSLVNGKYVCAESAGRNPLIANRAAVGPWETFRIVENADYTISFQAKINGRYVTAESADRKPLIANRTAIGPWEKFATT is encoded by the coding sequence GTGCGCACACACCGTTGGATCGCCGCGCTGGTCGGGGCTCTCGCCACCGCCAGCATCACCGTCGTGGGCTCGCCGGCCACAGCGGCTCCGGCACCGGGCCCGGCCGCGACCATCACCGGCACCGCCGCCTGCGACGCCGACGCCAGCGACTGGGTCATCACGTGGACGATCACCAACAGCGCCGACGTGCCGCTCACGGTGCGGAGCGTCAGTGGCCTGCCGACGGCGCCGACGCACGTGGTGACCGGCATCGCCATCGGTGACGTCGTGCCGGTCGGCCCGGCCACGGTGACCGCGACCTCCACCTTGCACAGCTATCTGCCCGACACGACCGTCACCCTCGGGCTGGGATTCCTCCAGCCCGACGGCACGCCGAGGGTCGGCAGTCCGGGCCAGCTGAAGCTGCCCGCCGTCTGCGGCGAACCGGTCATGCCGGTCGCCGAGTTCGCGTCGACCTGCGACGGCCTGGTGGTCAACGTCGCGATGCCGGCCGGCGGCTACCCCGTGTCGGTCGAGGTCTCGGCCCAGCTCGCGGCGGGTTGGGTCACACTCGCGGGCTTCCAGGTCGAGCCCGGCGCCCCGGCGAAGGCGACGACGGTGATCCCGGCTCAGGCGGCGTCCGTGCGGGTCGGCATCGCGCGCGTCCCCGGCTATTTCGCGGCCGGCAACTGGGTCCAACCGAGAAACTGCCGGCCGCCGTCGATCGGCACGACGCAGCTCCTCGCCAGCGCCAACCTCAACTATGTGACCGCGTTCTACCCACCGACGCTCGCCGCCTGGACCATCGACAACGACGGCCCGGGCAACGATTTCGAGTTCTACGACGCCGGCGCCGGTGACGTCGCGATCCGGTCGGTCTTCGCAGACCAGTTCCTCACCGTCAACGCGGCCACCGGGCTGATCGAGGCCAACACCGGCCGGATCCTCGGCGACGCGCAGAAGTTCCATCTGGTCACGAACGCGGACGGCACGATCAGCCTGCGCGCGAAGATCAACGACCGTTACGTCACGGCCGAGGCGGCCGGAAAAGAGCCGCTGGTCGCCAACCGCACTGCGGTCGGTCCGTGGGAGAAGTTCAGCCGGTACGCACCCGGCACCGGTCCCGAGCCGATCATCGCGCAGGTCAACAACGCCTTCGTGACCGCCGAGTCGGCCGGCAAGAAGCCGCTGATCGCCAACCGGGGCAACCTCGGCCTGTGGGAGAGGTTCTCGATCGAAGACCTCGGCAACGGCGACGTGGCGATCAAGTCGCTGGTCAACGGCAAATACGTGTGCGCCGAGTCGGCCGGCCGCAACCCGCTGATCGCCAACCGTGCCGCGGTCGGACCCTGGGAGACGTTCCGGATCGTCGAGAACGCCGACTACACCATCAGCTTCCAGGCGAAGATCAACGGCCGTTATGTCACCGCCGAGTCGGCCGACAGGAAGCCGTTGATCGCCAACCGCACCGCGATCGGCCCGTGGGAGAAGTTCGCCACCACCTAG
- a CDS encoding methyltransferase domain-containing protein codes for MSDYSLSMRAAEFYETTMVPALFAPWAPRAVSAAGVGVGQRVLDVACGTGVVARAAADRVGPSGTVVGLDANEAMLAVARRLRPDLRWVPGDAHDLPFDDDSFDAAISQAALMFFGDRVAVLREMRRVAGRVVIQVPGRLAASPGYEALAEVIARRAGPAARDLLGAYFNVGEPALLKELFERAGLRIDQFETWMGATRSASLDTFLAAELLPILETIDDGVRAAILDDSRRALAPFVDPSGAVAAPIEVQLIAAG; via the coding sequence ATGTCCGACTATTCGCTGTCGATGCGGGCCGCCGAGTTCTACGAGACGACGATGGTGCCGGCGCTGTTCGCCCCCTGGGCGCCGCGGGCGGTCTCGGCCGCCGGGGTGGGCGTGGGTCAGCGGGTCCTCGACGTGGCCTGCGGCACCGGCGTGGTGGCCCGCGCGGCGGCCGACCGGGTCGGCCCGTCCGGCACGGTCGTCGGGCTCGACGCCAACGAGGCGATGCTCGCCGTCGCCCGGCGACTGCGTCCGGACCTGCGGTGGGTGCCGGGCGACGCACACGACCTGCCGTTCGACGACGACTCCTTCGACGCCGCGATCTCCCAGGCCGCGCTGATGTTCTTCGGCGACCGGGTGGCCGTCCTGCGGGAAATGCGCCGGGTGGCCGGCCGGGTCGTGATCCAGGTGCCCGGGCGGCTGGCGGCGAGTCCCGGCTACGAGGCGCTGGCCGAGGTGATCGCGCGCCGGGCCGGTCCCGCGGCACGCGACCTGCTCGGCGCCTATTTCAACGTGGGCGAGCCCGCGCTTCTCAAGGAGTTGTTCGAGCGGGCCGGGTTGCGCATCGACCAGTTCGAGACCTGGATGGGCGCCACCAGGTCGGCATCGCTGGACACGTTCCTCGCCGCCGAACTGCTGCCGATTCTCGAGACGATCGACGATGGCGTACGCGCCGCCATCCTCGACGACAGCCGGCGCGCGCTGGCACCGTTCGTCGACCCGTCCGGCGCGGTCGCCGCGCCGATCGAGGTCCAGTTGATCGCCGCCGGCTAG